The nucleotide window AACTGCCCAACTTTCATACAGGTTGCGTCTTTAAATATGGTTAGCAAGCGTTACCGATTGTGTCGATAGTCCGGCAGAAATCCACATTCTCGTCAGCATGCCGGCCGTCAGGTTCTGATGGAATTAACGTCGAAGCCCAAATTCTCTGCTTCAGCGCTTTTGTTCAAACCGACGCTTTGTTTTTCTCGCGCGAACCGAATCCATCATCCGAAAGAAAGACGGCGGTGTGTTTCCCCGCCGCCTTGATCATTGACGTGTTGCCGTCGCGCTTAGCGCAGGAGCAGCAGCACGCTCCGCTGCGACTGCTTGGCCAGCGCCAGGCACAGCGATCGACCGGCGGGTCAAGAGCGTGAATTCGAAACTACTTCGCCGCGTCCGAATTCATTCCGTATTTCTACCGGCCACCTGCAGAAAAGCCCCGCCAAATCGGCACTAATCGCATCTTCACCATTGGTTAACCATCATCGGGAAGGATGCCGAATCTGCCGGCGGGCACCGACAATGCGCGAAAGCGCCAAACGGAGAACAGGCATGGCCTTGAAAGTCGAGCTCAAACCGCACGAGCGAATCATCATCGGCGCCTGCGTGGTCACCAATACCGATCAGCGCGCCAGGCTGTTGATCGACGGCGACAGGATTCCGATCCTGCGCGAGAAAGACATCCTCACACCCGAGAGCGCGAATACGCCGGCCAAGCTGGTCTATCTCGCCGTGCAGCTCATGTACCTGTCACCGGATCCGATGGCGCACCATCCGACCTATTTCAGCCTCGTGCGCGACATCCTCACGACAATGCCGAGCGCATGGCCCTTCATCGAGGGCATCAACAACTTCACCCTGAACGGCGACCTCTACCACGCGCTGAAGGAAGCGAAGAAATTGATCGGCCATGAGGAGCAGATCCTGGAGACCGCCCGTAAACTGCAATCGTCCGAGCAGCCCGATCGCAAATCCGCATAACTACGCCCCAAAGCAAAGAAGCCTCCGCAAGGAGGCTTTTTTCGTTGCGAGTGAACAATGCTCGATCAGATCGGCAGGAACTTGGTCAGCGTGGTCTGGTAGAGCATGGACGTCGTTTGATACGATGCCTGCAGAGCGGTCTGCAGCGCCAGAATCTTGGTCGCCACCTCGTCCTGATTGATGCCTTCGATCTGGTCGAGCATTGTCTGCGCCATTCCCTTGAGTTGGGTCTGGCGGTCGGTCGAAGCCTTGATCGCGTTCTGCGCACCGGCAAACTCCGCCTGCATGTCCTGAATCGATTGCTGGCCGGTCTGTGGCGCCAGGTTTGCCGAAATCCGCTGCTGCAGCGCGTTCACCTGCATCTTTGAATTCGGATTGGCGGCATTGGTCGTGACCGCGGCATACACCGCGATGTTCTGCAACTCGTAGCGTAGCGCCTGCTCGTTGGCGCGCGCGCCATATTGCACCGTGATGGACTGGTCGATGCGCGCGATCGCCGTGCCGCGCGCCGGATCGGTGCCGACTTCGCCGGTGTACCACGAGACCGTGTTGGCTGTTGTGCCGCCGATCAGATTGGTGGCCGTGGCAAACGGCGGACCGTTGACTCGCAGCGGCGCCGGATTTGCGTTCGCCGTGGCGCCGAAGCCCAGCGCCGCGAATGCGGCCGCGTTCGAACTGGAAACCGTCAGGCTCGCGCCGTCACCACCGTGCAGCGCAATTACACCGCCGGTGACGGTCGACGGCGTACCGGTGCCGGTGATCGAATCGATCTTTGCCAGCAAGGTCTGGACGCTATCGGTGATATTGAGCTGGTTGCCCGTCGCGCCCGACGCGACGAAGGTGATCGGCGTGCCGTTGACCGTAATCGTATCGCCCGCCGCAAAGCTCGCAGCCAGCGAGTCCGTTCCCGCCGCGCCGGACAGCAGGGTGGCGCCGGTGATCGGCGCCGGCACCGCGGCCTGGTTGTTGACCGCACTTCCGGTGACGGTCGCGGACGGATTGAAGAAATTGTCGGATGCAGCGATGGCGGACGCGGCGACCAGCGCCGTGTCGCTCAACGTCTGGACCGAGGACGTCAACGCGGCCTGCAGGTTTGCGGTGGTTGCAACCGTATCGGCTCCGATCAAAAACGAACCGGCAGGCGGCGGGTTCGTCGTCGTCGCGGTCAGCGTGATTGCCTCGGTCGTGCCATCGGGCAGGTTGAAGTTGAACGTGATCTTGTCGCCGTTGTTCGGATTGACGGCACCGAGATCGATGGTGGCAGCCGGCGGCGCGCCGGTCGGCTGGGTCACCGTCGCTCCCGTCAGCGAGGAACTGATCGCACCGAGCTTCAACCCGAACGATGAGCCGTCTTCGGCCAGGCTGGTCACGGTGGTCGTCAATGGCGGCGACGATACCGTCAGATGCGCCATATTGCCGACGCCCTGATCGGCCTGGCGTCGCTCGTTGATCAGTTGCTTCAATCCCGCCTGCGTTCCCACGCCGTCGAGCATGACGTCGGCCGGCACTGTCGCAGCGGTGTCGGTGGTGCGTCCGGAGAACAGGTAGCGATCACCCGACTGGCTGTTGAGCAGCGACACTGCGTTCGAGAACGCCGCCTGCGCCGTGATCTGGCCGGAGGTCTGACCGTTATCGTTGAGCACGATGGTCGATGTGCTGGCCGCGCTCTTCACCGACGTGCCGATATCGACCAAGCCCTGTAGCGCCAGGTTAACGACGTTGAGCCTTGTATTTACGTTGGTTGCGGTGTCCTTGAACGCGTCGATGCTGCTGACCTGAGCGCGCAAACTCAGCGCAAAGCCGCGATTGGCGCCCTGCCCCGCATAGGTCGTCGAGACCCGGCCGCTGGCGAGTTGCTGCGTCAGCTCCTCGAGCTGCTTCCGGAGACCGATGATCGAGGTCCCGATATAGGATGTCCTGCCGCTAACGCCATCAATCGACATGAAACCCTCACATGGCCTGGATCAGCGTGTCGTACATCTGCTTGATGGACGACATCACGCGCGCATTGGCGGAATAGGCATTCTGCAGCGCAAGGAGATGCGCCATCTCGTCGTCTATGTTGACGCCCGAGGCATCGGTCACCTTCTTCTGCAGGGTGTTCAACACCACGGCCTGACCGTCGGCGAGTTGCTTGGCGGCCGTTGCGGCTTCGCCCTGCTGACTGATGAACTGCTTGGCGAAGTTGACCAGCGTGCCGGTGAACGGAGCGCCGGTGGTTCCGATGCCAGTTTGCGGGGAATAGCGATAACTGCCCGACTGTAGCTGTGTGAGAATGAAGTCGGATCGCGTGGTATCGCCTGCAGCCGTCAACGGGCTGGTCGAAAATACGATGGTGCGCGAAGGATCGCCAAGCAGTGCGGTGTTGACGCTGATGCGACCGGCAAGACCCGTCTGCTGCGGCCCGTTGGCGGTAAGCGCGCCGGTATAGAGCCCGCCGTTGTCCGTGAACAGCGGGAGCTGCGCGTTACCGCTGGTGAGCGACGACATTGTCGTGGTGACCGATGCAGCCAGAATGTCGGAGCGATTCGGCGCGCCGTCGTCCAGCACGCGCAAGGTCGAGCCCGACGGGTTTGAGAACTGAAGATTGGCAGTCGACCCGAGCGCAGCGTTGAGCTGGGAAACCACCGATGCCATGCCGGCGGAAAAATTGATACCAAGCACCTCGTCATTCGGATCGAGCGTCGTGGTATTGCTCAGCGGCAGCACGCTCGGATCGTCGACGCGCACGATCGAGAGATTGTGCGTGATGCCCGTGGTGTTGTCCTTGTAGGTGACGTGGATGACATTGCCGGACTGCAAGCCGGTGAGATCGAGATCGTAGCCGGCCTGCGGCAGCACGGACGCGGGAGCGGCAGTGCCCGCAGTCGTCTTGTCCGACAGCGCGCTCGACATCGCTGCCGCGAACTGGTCGATCTGCGCCTGCGCCTTCACCAGCGTGTTGTCGCGCAGCTCGAGATAGGCAGCGATCTTGCCCGACCGAATCGAGTTGGTCGACACCAGATCGTAGCTACCGCCATGCGGGAAGTTGATGGTGATGGTGCCGACGTTGTTCTTGGTCGGGTCGGGATTGTACAGCGTGTTGGGCGTCATCGTGCCCTGGGGATTGAACGATAGCTGCGCCGCCTCGGTGCCGACCAGTTGCACGCCGGAATTCGTGAACACCGTTACCTGGTTGAGGTCGTTGACGACCGTTCTGATGTCCATCAGGCTCGACAACTGGGTGATGTATTGATCGCGCTGATCGAGCAACGATGCCGTCGCAGCGTCCGTCTTGCCGTTGTTCTGGAGCTGGTTGTTGATGAACGCGATCTGGGCCATCGCGTTGTTTGCCGTCACGATGGAATCGTTGATGCCCATCTCGGCGTTGGCGCGAAGGGCTTGAATCCCCTGCGTCGTCGCATTGAGCGTCTGCGCCATCGTCTGCGCGGCGCTGACGGCGCCGATCCGCGCCGACTGCGAGTCCGGGCTCGTAGACAGGCCCTGAAATGCGGTCAACAGCTTGTTGAACGCATCTTCGATGGTACCGGTTTCAGCCGGATTTCCGTAGACATTCTGCAGATTGGCGAGGAAGGTCGAACGAATATCGGCATAGGCTGCGCCGGAGGTTTCCGTGCGCAGTTGCGTCTGCAAATACTGGTCGAGCTGCCGGTCGACGCCGTGGAGCAGAACGCTCGAGCCGTAATCGCCGGTCACGCCGGCGGACTGGATGATCGACTTCCTGACGTATCCAGGCGTTTCCGCATTGGCGACGTTCGATCCGACCAGCGAGATCGCGGCCTGCGTCGCGCGCAGGCCGGACATTGCGGTGGAGAGAGCCTGACTCAAACCCATGACTAATATGCCCGTCTCAAATCACGTCGCGAACGGCGCTGCGAACTATCGCAGCACATTCAGGAGATCCTGCACCATCGTGTTGGAGGTGGTGATGACCTTGGTGTTGGCCGAGTAAGCCTGCTGGGTGATGATCAACTTGGTAAACTCGTCGGCGATGTCGGTGTTGGACCCTTCCAGCGAGGAGCCGACGATCGTTCCGGCCTTGCCGAACAGCGCCTGTCCGGACGCGTCGGTGACCTCGAACGCGCCACCATTGACGCGCTTGAGAAAGTTGGTTCCGTTGAAGGTCGCGACCGAGATTTCGGCAAGGTCGAGGTTGCGGCCATTGGAATAGTTACCGACGATGCGGCCGTTGGTGCCGACGCCGACGGACTGCAACTGACCGGCGGGGAAGCCGTCCTGCTGAATCTGGTTGACCTGCACGTTGCCGTTGGCATCAGCGAACTGGGTGACACCGCCGGTGCCGAAGTTGATGACGGGACTGCCCAGTGCGACGCCGTTGACGACAGCATTGGTAAGCGTGATGTTCGGAACCGCCGGCGACATCTGGCCTGAGGCAGAGAAGGTGAAATTGGTGTTGACGTTCTGCCACGAGACCTGGGTGCCGGTTGCGTTGGGATTAACCTGGTAGAACAGGTTCCAGGTGTCGGTATGGCCGGCGCCGAGCGAGGCGCTGTCGACCTTGGCCCAGCGGAACTGCAGGTTCACCGGAGCGCCCGAGACGTCGTAGGTCGTGACCGCACCACCTGCCACCGACTCGGCTAGGAACGTCGAGTTGTCGTTGCCGATGACCTGGCCGGTGCCTACCCCGCCGCCGCCGCCGCGCGTCGCCGTCGCGGTGCCAGTAAAGCCGAGTGCGGCGAAGGCCGTGGTATTCGAGCTCGTGACCGAGAGATCGGACGTAGTGCCGGAATGCAGCGTGATCGAGCCTGATGTGATCGACGACGGAGTAGCTGTGCCGGTGATCGAGTCGATCTTGGCGAGCAGGTCCGCGATGTCGTCGTCGATGTTGAGCTCGGTTGCGCCGGCGCCGGCGGCCACGAAGGTAATCACATTGCCATTGATCGTGATGGTGTCGCCAACGGCAAAGTTGGCGGAGATCGAGTCGGTGCCCGCAGCGCCCGAGAGCAAGGTCGCTCCGGTGTTGGCGACCGACGGAGTAGCCTTGTTGTTCTGCACGGTGCCGGTGACCGTGCTATCCGTGTAGGGCGCCGGAGGCGTGCCGAGCACCAGCGGATTATATCCGACGCTGTATGATGCCGGCGCGATCAGTTCCGATCCGGGAACGGAAACATCGTGCTTGGTTGTCAGCGGATAGCTGGCGAGGTTGGCGCGATAGTCGATTCTGGTGGTTTGCTGCGCCGGCAGGAAGTCGTTCTGGAATCTGAGAACCTGCGGCGAACTGCCGGAGGGGTTGCCGGTGGTCGGATCGATCGGCACGCCCTGCAGATAGTAGCCGGCGCCATTGACGAGATAGCCGCTCTTGTCGAGCTGGAAGTCACCGCGGCGGGTGTAGCGGTCGACGCCGTCGAACACGGGCGTGCCGTCGGTGAAGTTGCCGGGCCTCTGCACCGCGAAGAAGCCGTTGCCGTTGATCGCCATGAACGTCGCGACCGATGCCGTCTGCACGTCGCCCTGCACCGAGTTGGTGGAGCGCGACTGCGTGGTCACGCCGCCGGCGAGCTGCGCGGTCGAGGCGGTCTGCGGAATGAGATCCAGGAAGGAGGTATCGACGCGCTTGAACGCCGTGGTCTGCGAGTTGGCGATATTGCCCGAGACGTTTTCCAGCGCGTAGGAGTTGGCGCGGAGGCCGCCGACCGCGGTGGTGAGAGCGCCGAAGATACCCATGACATTTTCTCCAAATTCGATCCGGGCGGCTCGCCGGTCCACGTAAACCCAGGCCGCGTCGGGAGAAGATGTCGCAAGCGTTGTGCCAAACAACAAAACATATAAAAATCAAATACTTAATAAAAAAGCCCCGGTCCAAAGACCAGGGCACATTTGCCGGGCGGGCAACAATTGCCGGGCGGCGGCCGTTACGAAGCCGATGGCGCCGCCGGGTGGAAAACCAGCCCAAAGCCGTCGATGCAATAGCGCAAGCCGGTCGGTTTTGGCCCGTCGTCGAAGACGTGTCCGAGGTGCCCGCCGCAGCGGCGGCAATGCACTTCAGTGCGCAGCATGCCGTAGGTGCGGTCCTCGGTCTTGCCCAGCGCATTGTCGAGCGGTTGCCAGAAACTCGGCCAGCCGGTGCCGCTGTCATATTTCGTATCAGAGGAGAATAGCGGCAGATCGCACCCGGCGCAGGCGAAAATGCCCTTGCGTTTTTCCTTCAGGAGTGGGCTCGAACCCGGCCGCTCTGTGCCGTGCTTGCGCAGGATTTCATACTGCTGCGGCGTGAGCTGGGCGCGCCATTCGGCGTCGGTCTTTTCCACCTCGAATTTCCCGGCGGCCTGTGCCGGCATGGTGCGCAGCCAGCGGAAAGCGGCCAAGCCAAACAGGCCGGCTACGGATGCGAGCAGGATACGGCGGTCGAACATGGAAATCTCCGTGCGGGGGCGTAACGGTTCGCCATCAAGTACGGCCCGGAAGCGCCGAAGTTACACCGATCCGTCCCGGATTTTCTCACTTTCCTGCGAGGGAGCGACCGGCATCCCGCCGTCCCGGGCCTCTGCCGGCCGCGGCGATTGCGGACGCACGGGGCGCGGCGCTACCGGCGGACGACGCGGCGGCCTGGTTCCGGCCTGCCGGTTGGCCTCTGCCAACCGCGCCTCGCGCACCCGTTCCCGGGCGCGGGCGCCTTCGCGGAAACGGGCCAACGCGCCCGCCGCGGCGGATTGGCCCCGCCCCCACAGGCCGATCAGATGGCCGGCCACGCGGCCGGTGGTGCCGCCCGCCCAGACCAGTTCGAATGGCGAGAACAGTTTCCAGCGGTCCTCGCCCCACAGGATGCTGCGCGCGATGACCTGCCCCGCCATCGCCGAGGTGTTCAGCCCGTGGCGGCCGAAGCCGCTGGCAACCCAAAGCCCTTTGCGTAGCTGGCCGATCTGCGGCATGGCGTGCACGGTCACCCCGACCGCGCCGCCGAACACGTCTGATATCGGGACTTTACCGAGCCTCGGGAAGATAGTGGCAATGCGGCGCTGAATGACGGGTGCAAAGCGACGCGGCCGCGCTTCCCACGTGGTTTCCGGGCTCGCCCACATCAGCCGGTCGCCACCGACGATTCGGAAATGATCGATGCCGTCGCTATCGGCCACCGAGCCCTTGAAGGCGATCACCTCGCCAAGCCGCTCGCCGAGCGGCTCCGTCACCGCGGCATAGCGCCAGACCGGCAGCAGCGTCTCCGACAGGCGCCGCAACGGGGCGCCGAGATGAACGTTTCCGGCCAGCACGATGTGCGAGGCACGCAGCCGCGCCGACGGCGTCACGATGCGCTTGCGAATGCCGGACGGATCGATGCTGACGACCGGCGTATCCTCGAAGATGCGCGCGCCCGCCCGCTTTGCCTGCGCGGCAAGGCCGTGGATGTATTTGCGGCCGTCAATCTGGAACGCGCGCGGATAATAAATGCCATGGAAATAGCGCGCCGTCCCGAGCTGATCGCGAACGCGATCGACCTGCCATCCCTCGACTTCGGTCTCGAAATCCTCGCTCAGCGTCTGCAGCCGGCTGATCAGCGCCTCGCCGACATCGACGTTGGAGACCTCCAGCGCGCCTTCAGTGAGCGCAATTCCCGGCATCGCCTCTTCGGTTGCGGCGGCGCGAACGTAATCGGCGCCCTCCTTCGACAGCGCCCACAATTCGCGCGCGTCTTCGATGCCCACGCGCTCGATCAAATCGCCGATCGGAAGGCTGTAGCCCGGCATGACCGTGCCGAGTTGATGGCCAGACGCATTCCAGCCGACATGCCGGCCTTCCAGCACGGCCACGCTGGCGCCGCGGCGCGCAGCCTCCAGCGCTACCGTAAGGCCGGCAACGCCGGCTCCCACAACGCAAATGTCGACATCCAGGTCGAACGAAAGACGCGAGCGAAAAGGGCCGTCGTCGGGGCCGTTGGTCGCACTTGAGAAAGTCTCGGGCATGGCGTTTCTTACGGGCGGCTGCAGCGCTTGTCACCTCGTCCCAGACATGAGCTTGTAGATTAGTCCAGACTAAGACCGAATCGAGATCGCGCCATGCGCCGTTTGATGCTGCTGCGTCACGCCAAGACCGAACACGACGCGCCTTCGGGCCATGACCAGGACCGCCGTCTCGACGAGCGCGGCCGAATGGACGCCGCCGCGATCGGAACCTGGATCGGCCACCATCCGCCCTTTCCCGATGCCGTTCTGGTTTCGACTGCAGTGCGGGCGCAACAGACCTGGGAAATCGCACGCGATGCGATCAAGGATGCAGTGCGGGAACGACCGCCGCGGCCGCGGGTCGAACTGCTCGACGAACTCTACGGCGCCGAGCCGACGCAGCTCCTGCGGATCATCCGCATGGCCGAGGTCTCCGATCCCGCACGCCTGATGCTGATCGGCCACAATCCCGGCATGCATGAGCTGGCGCTGATGCTCGCCGGCAGCGGCGACGCGATGGCGAAGAAGGGGCTCGAGGACAATCTGCCGACCGCGGGACTGGCGATCCTCGACTTTCCGACTGACGACTGGAGCGAGGTGGCGTTCCGCCGCGGCAAGCTCGTGCGCTTCACCAGCCCGAAACTGCTGAAGCAGGCGCTGGACGATTGAGGCGCTCGGACATCCAAGCTCGGCCGTGCTAAGCTCGCCAGGACGCTATTTTTCGAGCGAATTAGGAACAAGTTTGCGTAAAAGAAAGCGCATCAAAACAAAGGGCTGGAGCTGGATTCTGACAAATCAGAACCGACGGGCTGCAGCGGGAGGCTCAGATGTTCAAGTCGATTCTCGTGCCGATCGATCTGGCCGATACCGATCTGGCCAAGCCCGCGATCGCGACCGCCGCAACGTTGTCGCAAACCTGGAGCGGCTCGGTACGACTGCTCAATGTGTTGCCGATGACGCCGGCGATGCTGGCAGAATATGTGCCGGCCGATTTCGATGCCCAGCAGCGCGCGACCTCGGAGGAAGCACTCGCAATCGTGGCGAAGGAATCCGGCATCGAGGCGCGGCGCATTTCCACCGCAGTGCGGAAAGGCGGCATCTATCACGAGATCCTAGAAGAGGCAGCGGCGATCAAGGCCGACCTGATCGTGATGACCTCGCACCGGCCGGCGATGCGAACGTATTTCCTCGGCTCCAACGCCGGCCACGTCGTGCGTTACGCCAAGTGCTCGGTGCTGGTAGTCCGGCACTGACGGGGTCGCCCAACTCAAAATATCGAAAACAACCCCATGCAAAGTAGGCCGGGCCCCCGGCCGGCAGCGGGCGAAACAAATGCGGCCCGATCTTTCGACCGGGCCGGATGGCATGACAGCCTTCAATCCTGTTGATCAGAGATAGCGTCCGAACTCTGGATCGACCACGCCGCGGACGGCCGAATCGATCCGGCCGCGCTCGATGCCGATGTCGCGCAGTGCGCGATCGTCCAGCTCATTCAGGGTTCTGATGGCCTGGCGGTATGCCAAATGGGTGGCGATGCGATTCACCCAGCCTCCGAGCACGCCGAACAATCCGGCCTGGCTCTTGCGGGAAGCAGACTGACCTGCCGTCTGGGATATCGTCGTCATCGTCGTTCTCCTTCTTTCAAACGGCAAAACGCTGCCGCCGGCGCAACCGCCGCGAAGCGCCTGCACCTTCCAATGATCTGATTGCTTGCACCCCTCTCAGTGCAATCATGGGCTTGATGGGTTCAAAATGATCCGATACATTTCTCGGTGCAAGGAAAACATTGCTCTCGGTGCAATAATGTCGAAGTTCGAGTATTTGAAGCTTGCCGATACCGTCGCCGCCGAGATTGCCAACGGCGCGCTCAAGCCCGGCGATCGCTTGCCGCCGCAGCGCAGCTTCGCCTATCAGCGCAAGATCGCAGTTTCGACCGCGAGCCGCGTCTATACCGAGCTCCTGCGCCGCGGCCTGGTGGTCGGCGAAGTCGGACGCGGGACGTTCGTTTCGGGCGAGACGCGCCGTGGCATCGCCATGCCGGCAGAGCCGCGCGGCGCGCGTATCGATCTGGAAGTGAACTATCCGATACTGCCGACGCAATCGGCGATGATCGCGAGAAGCCTTGCAGGGCTGGAACGCCCCGAAGTGCTCGATCTCGCGTTGCGGCACTCGACCACGACAGGCACTCTTGCCGCGCGGACCATTTCCGCCGAGTTTCTTTCCCGCGAAGACTGGTCTCCGGCCCCCGATCAACTCGTGTTCACCGCGAACGGGCGGCAATGCATCGCCGCTGCACTCGCGGCGGTGGTGCCGAGCGGCGGCCGCTGCGGCGTCGAGGCGTTGACCTATCCCTTCATCAAGGACATCGCCGTCCGGCTCGGCGTGACGCTGGTGCCGCTTGCGATGGATGAGTTCGGTGTTCGTCCGGACGCGGTGCAGAAAGCTCACCGCGAAACGCATTTGTCGGCGCTCTACCTTCAGCCGACGATTCAAAATCCGCTCGGCATGACCATGCCTCCGGCGCGCCGCGCGGATTTGCTGCGCGTGGTCGAGAAGCTCGGCCTTACCGTCATCGAGGATACGGTCTACGGCTTTCTTGACGAAGAAACCCCGATGGCGGCGCTTGCGCCGGATAGCTGCATCACCTTGGACAGCCTGTCGAAGAAGGTGGCGCCCGGCCTTGCTCTGGGTTTCATCGTTTCGCCACCGCGGCTGCGCGAACGCGTCATGTCCGCGGTTCGATCGGGCGGATGGACAGCTTCGGGATTTGCGTTTGCCGCCGGACAGCGGCTGATGGCAGATGGCACCGTTGCCGAGCTGTCACGCCTGAAACGGATCGATGCGGCGCGGCGCCAGCAGATGGCGGCCAAATACCTTGCCGGATTCGAGGTCCAGGCCAACGTCAAATCCTACCATCTCTGGCTGACCTTGCCCCAGCACTGGCGCTCGCAGACATTCGTCGCGGCCGCAGCCCGGCGCGACATCGCGTTGACCCCTTCAACCACCTTCGCCGTAAGTCCAGGCCACGCCCCCAACGCCGTCCGTCTGGCGCTCGGCGCCCCCAGCACCGAACAGCTCGATCTGGCGCTGCGCACGTTGTCGGGAATGCTGACGGCGAAAGAAGACGTCGACACGACCGAATAGCGCTAGTACCTCTGCACAGAGGTTTTGACGGGTTGGCAGGGCAGCATTGCTGGGTCCCCCTAACATCTGGGTTCAGTGAGGGTCAGTCTGCCTTGGATGGACCGCATGGGCCACGGGCTGCCGTGACGCTACGTTGATTTGATGGCCGGTGTACCCCAGATAGCTGCCGACTTGATGCGGCGCCGCAAGTCGGCAGCCCTGGGCCAATAGCGGAAGTCGACGGCGTGCATGCACTACCCCGACGTTTGCACGATGGCGGATGAAGGCGAACTACAAGGCAGCGGACTTCAAGCCGATTTTAAGCTAAGGAGCTTCCCCCGGTTCCAATTTGGTTCGCTTGGGAAATTCCCTGATCACCTTTCGAAACACGAGTTTACCTTCATTCGGCTTCGACTTGTCCTCGGGATCATAGATGCAGCCTGCCCAGCTATTGTAGTTCGGATATTTTGCAGGGGCTGCCATGATAACGATTCCTAATTGACCGGCTAATTGGCTGGCCCAGCCACCGAAGATATCGGCAGACCGCGCAGGAGCAAAGGGCCCGACGATTTTGATGCGGGGGTCCGCCTCCACAAGATGAGCCGTACAGTCCTTCATCAGGCTAGGCGGGATGGGCTTTTGTTGCGGACTTCCTGTTTGGGCGTTTGCGATAGTGGCCAAACTTCCGGTCAGCATAGCCGACAGGACAAAGCGAAAACTCTTGCGCACCATTTCCCCCTCTATGTACCAGCGCACCGGTACGGGATTCCACCTGAACTTGCAACATCGTTCGAGTGCGCACGACGAATGCGCTAGTTGGTAAGCCCGAGGGTACTGACCGCTTTGGGTCTTGGTTGTGTGCAAACCGATAAGTCGGCACGCGGCCGTGGTCGGCAGGCGGCCGATGTTCTCGCGTCGGATCGTCCAATGACGGCCAAAGTGGGTATCGCGACGCGGTATTACGCTTTTCGACGCACTTTCTGACCTTCAGGTGGCGCGGATGGCTGCAATCAGGCTCGGTTTGCCGACGATGTTCATCACCCGTGTGAGGTTATAGGCGAGAACATGCAGCGCCATCTCAGCGGCGACATTCCGTAGGCGCTTCATCAGGAAGTGGCTCGCACCCATACGGGCTTTGATCGTGCCGAAGGGATGCTCGACCGTCTCGCGCCGCGTCCGCATGGCGTCGGGATTGGAATCGAGCCGTCTCTGGACCTCCTCGACCACATGCTCATGCTCCCAGCGCGTGATGCGGCGCTCCTTGGACGGCGTACAATGGCTCTTGATCGCGCAGCTCTGGCACGCCGCTGTCGACCAGTACCGGCGCAGCGTCATTCCATGCTCGATGTTGGTGTAGTGATAGGACAGCAGCTGGCCGGATGGGCAGCGGTAGACGTCCGCATCAGGCAGGTAGGCGAAGTCCTGTTTGCCGAACCGGCCCTCAGCCTTGGCGTTCGACGTCATGGGCTTGGGCAAGGTGACTGCAACGCCAGCCTCTTCGCAGGCTAATATCTCTTCTCCGTCGAAGTAGCCACGGTCGGCGACGGCCTCGAGTTTGTCCACTTCGAGCACTTCTTTGGCTTGTTTCGACATCCGAGCAAGCTGCCCACGGTCGTTGCCGACGTTTATGACCTCGTGCGTAACAATCAGATGGTGTTCGGTGTCCACAGCGACCTGGACATTGTAGCCGACGACGCCCGATCCGCGTCCGCTGGTGGCCATCGAACGGGCATCCGGATCGGTGAGCGATATCTGTTGATCCGGCGTGTTACGCATCTGCGCATCAAGCACTTCCAGGCGGCCCATCTCCTGCTTCAGCCGAGCGATCTTTTCCTTGATCCTCGTTGTCTTGATGATGATCGCTTCCGAAGGCTCCTGCCGATCGGCGCTATCGAGTTGACGCAGATATCGACCGACGCTTTCCTCGATCTGCGCCATCC belongs to Bradyrhizobium icense and includes:
- a CDS encoding IS1182 family transposase produces the protein MGRFVEGADRSQLTLLPECLEDWVSEDNAVHVIDVFVEALDLHGLGFERVIAKETGRPSYHPAVLLKLYIYGYLNRVQSSRRLEREACRNVEVMWLIGRLAPDHKTIADFRKDNGAAIRKVCAKFVALCRQMGLLQTPSVAIDGSKFKAVNNRDRNFTHAKMARRMAQIEESVGRYLRQLDSADRQEPSEAIIIKTTRIKEKIARLKQEMGRLEVLDAQMRNTPDQQISLTDPDARSMATSGRGSGVVGYNVQVAVDTEHHLIVTHEVINVGNDRGQLARMSKQAKEVLEVDKLEAVADRGYFDGEEILACEEAGVAVTLPKPMTSNAKAEGRFGKQDFAYLPDADVYRCPSGQLLSYHYTNIEHGMTLRRYWSTAACQSCAIKSHCTPSKERRITRWEHEHVVEEVQRRLDSNPDAMRTRRETVEHPFGTIKARMGASHFLMKRLRNVAAEMALHVLAYNLTRVMNIVGKPSLIAAIRAT